Proteins from a genomic interval of Papaver somniferum cultivar HN1 chromosome 4, ASM357369v1, whole genome shotgun sequence:
- the LOC113273133 gene encoding uncharacterized protein LOC113273133, with protein MDDENTLRRYVLMTYGIDISIGDDIEERTIVVYQYMTQRMHSLFQPVPQEVLTRQIVERHREDGNARMMHDYFGPNCTWGPKKFHQCLGMYRPLFLRILSEIVVVDPAFDFQVDCTGKLGHSPHMKMYAVMKCLCKGIAADSTDDYVRMGAPTVYMYVKRFTRVIVRLFGPRYMRLPTREDTERLLAENAARGFPGMLGSVDCMHFRWKNCPTTWAGTFRGHEKKPTMILEVVASYDRWFWHGLFGTPGSNNDLNVLAQSPRFDKMVNGLAAPCNYRINSHSYDKGYYLENNIYPRLSCIVQSFKILLPNQPANSLFNKYQQAKRNDVERAFGTLQNKFHITKNPACY; from the coding sequence GTATCGATATTAGCATTGGTGATGATATCGAGGAGAGAACAATTGTGGTGTACCAGTATATGACTCAAAGAATGCATAGTCTCTTCCAACCGGTGCCTCAAGAAGTATTGACGCGACAAATTGTGGAAAGACACCGAGAGGATGGAAATGCAAGAATGATGCATGACTACTTTGGACCTAACTGTACTTGGGGCCCTAAGAAGTTCCACCAATGTTTGGGTATGTATCGACCTCTTTTCTTACGTATTCTAAGTGAGATTGTTGTTGTGGATCCTGCTTTTGATTTCCAAGTTGATTGCACCGGAAAACTTGGTCACTCTCCCCACATGAAGATGTATGCCGTAATGAAATGTTTGTGTAAAGGTATAGCCGCTGATAGCACAGATGATTATGTTCGTATGGGAGCGCCAACCGTCTATATGTATGTGAAGAGGTTTACCAGGGTAATTGTTCGCCTCTTTGGTCCAAGGTACATGCGACTTCCTACAAGAGAAGACACGGAAAGATTATTGGCAGAAAATGCGGCTAGAGGGTTTCCTGGAATGCTTGGAagtgttgattgtatgcattTTCGGTGGAAGAATTGTCCAACAACATGGGCAGGTACGTTCCGTGGGCATGAGAAAAAACCTACCATGATCTTAGAAGTCGTGGCATCATATGATcggtggttttggcatggtttattTGGAACACCAGGGTCGAACAACGACTTGAACGTCTTGGCTCAATCTCCACGTTTTGATAAGATGGTTAATGGTTTAGCAGCTCCTTGTAATTACCGCATCAATAGCCACAGCTACGACAAGGGTTACTACTTGGAGAATAATATATATCCACGATTGTCTTGTATAGTGCAGTCATTCAAAATTCTTCTTCCAAATCAGCCAGCTAATTCGTTGTTCAATAAATACCAACAAGCGAAGAGAAATGATGTTGAAAGGGCTTTTGGAACTCTCCAAAACAAGTTCCACATAACTAAAAATCCAGCATGTTACTAG